One genomic region from Rhizophagus irregularis chromosome 23, complete sequence encodes:
- a CDS encoding uncharacterized protein (SECRETED:cutsite_IKG-AC; SECRETED:prob_0.3961); SECRETED:SignalP(1-29) yields MDVFIKKSIFSIIVSIWAFMSPIIGTIKGACCINETVTNPNGSTTTKTGNICNYVIQGPGFTHHEMVADCSIISILIINLAKWDDTVLTIAEKDRIIIGEIIKECELNNVDNPLEVLKIFFKVIKNFENIINLIRVIKGIIGCLAIPTLVISIKKGLDNETILTRAVTYGAPIIQELGINILTLLTYTSVILILFFKPFRKAAKYAKIIFITLYIFWGLFIACVTYAYVGKLKSTAEKVFTGTVITIRTFGGDAVSCVCCCIDVTLTFCALINIWFAVQNFIWANRGVNILDPNTPFWKPF; encoded by the coding sequence ATGGAcgtttttatcaaaaaatcaatattttctattatcgTTTCCATTTGGGCGTTCATGTCACCAATAATTGGTACAATAAAAGGTGCCTGTTGTATTAATGAGACGGTCACGAATCCGAATGGATCTACCACTACTAAAACTGGGAATATCTGCAATTATGTAATTCAAGGACCCGGATTTACACATCATGAGATGGTAGCTGACTGCTCTATAAtctcaattttaataattaatctgGCAAAATGGGATGATACTGTCTTAACGATCGCTGAGAAGGATCGTATTATTATTGGCGAAATTATAAAAGAGTGTGAATTGAATAATGTGGATAATCCCTTAGaagtattgaaaattttttttaaggtgatcaagaattttgaaaatattattaaccttATCCGAGTAATAAAAGGGATTATTGGATGCCTTGCTATCCCTACATTGGTTATAAGTATTAAAAAGGGTCTTGATAATGAGACAATATTGACAAGAGCAGTTACCTATGGTGCACCAATAATTCAAGAACtcggtattaatatattaacattACTTACATATACAAGTGTAATCTTGATCCTCTTTTTTAAACCATTCCGAAAAGCTGCAAAGTacgcaaaaataatttttataacacTTTATATCTTTTGGGGATTGTTTATTGCTTGTGTAACTTATGCTTACGTAGGAAAGTTGAAAAGCACAGCAGAAAAGGTTTTTACAGGGACAGTAATCACTATTCGTACTTTTGGCGGAGATGCAGTATCTTGTGTGTGCTGTTGCATAGATGTAACTTTGACTTTTTGtgctttaattaatatatggtTTGCGGTACAGAATTTTATTTGGGCAAATAGAGGAGTAAATATCTTAGATCCTAATACACCATTCTGGAAACCGTTTTAG